The stretch of DNA GCGTGAAAAGTCGAACGCGCTCGCCGAGATCCGCGCCGATGCCAACAGCGATCTGAAGACGACGCTGCTTGCCGGCGGCGTCCTCGCCTCGCTTGCCGCTGCCGTTCTCGCCTGGCTGATGTCGCGCACCATCGTCCGCCCGGTCGTCGGCATGACTGCGGCCATGGATCGCCTCGCCGGCGGTCAGAACGACATCGAGGTTCCCGCGACCGACCGCGGCGACGAAATCGGCCGCATGGCTCAATCCGTCCTGGTCTTCAAGCAGGCGGCGATCGAGAAGCTGCGCCTTGCCGGCGAGACCGACCGCATGCGCGACGACGCCGAACGCCAGCGCCGGGCAGGCGACGAGCAGAAGGCGCGCGAGGAAGGCGAGATCCGCTATGCCATCGACGCTCTGGCGGGCGGCCTTGCCGAGCTTGCCAATGGCGATATGGCCGGCCGTCTCCAGACGCCGTTCGCGTCGCAATATGACAGCCTGCGCAATGACTTCAACCATGCTGTCGAAAAGCTGCAGGCAGCACTGCAATCGGTCGGCCGCAACGCTTCGGCGATCAATGCCGGCGCCGGCGAAATCCGCTCGGCCGCCGACGATCTTGCCCACCGCACCGAGCAGCAGGCTGCCGCCGTCGAACAGACGGCCGCAGCGCTCGAGGAAGTGACGACGACCGTCCGCGACAGCGCCAAGCGCGCCGAGGATGTCGGCAATCTCGTCGAGCGCGCCCGCCTCGGTGCTGAAAAGTCAGGCGAAGTCGTCCGTAAGGCCGTCTCCGCCATGCAACAGATCGAGAAGTCCTCCGGCGAAATCTCCAACATCATCGGCGTCATCGACGACATCGCCTTCCAGACCAACCTTTTGGCCTTGAACGCAGGCGTCGAAGCCGCTCGTGCCGGCGATGCCGGCAAGGGCTTTGCGGTCGTCGCCCAGGAAGTGCGTGAGCTCGCCCAGCGCTCGGCTAAGGCGGCCAAGGAGATCAAGGCGCTGATCACCACCTCAGGCGAACAAGTCGTTGCCGGCGTCGGCCTCGTCGGCGAGACCGGCAAGGCGCTGGAGGTCATCGTCTCTGAGGTGCAGGAGATCAACCACCATGTCAGTGCCATCGTCACCGCCACGCGCGAACAGTCGATCGGCCTGCAGGAGATCAACACCGCCGTCAACAACATGGACCAGGGCACGCAGCAGAACGCGGCCATGGTCGAGGAGCAGACTGCGGCCAGCCATGCGCTCGCCCAGGAGGCAAACGCCCTCGAAGAACTGCTGCGCCAGTTCAAGCTCGGCCAGGTGGCTCCAACGCCGCGCGCAAGCGTTGCCGGCACGACCTCCCGCCCGGTCGCCTCCCCGGCCCACGCTTTGACGCGCACCGTCGCCAAGGCTTTCGGCGGAAGACAGGCAGCCGCTGCGGCCGTGAAGGAAGACTGGACGGAGTTCTGAGAAGGCCCTTCGAAGGGACGTTAAATGAAGCGGGCGGTGCAGTGATGCACCGCCTTTTTTATTGAGAGGACCTGCCGGGCAGCCCCCTCATCCGCCTGCCGGCACCTTCTCCCCGGGGGGAGAAGAGATTTGCGGCGACGTCTCGATTCCCTCTTCTCCCCCGCGGGGAGAAGGTGCCCGTAGGGCGGATGAGGGGGCCACACGGCACGCCCTCACCAAAGCATTATCCAGCAACCCCAACCGCAACCCCACGCCCCAGCGCCTTGAACACCGTCGAAACGATGCCGGCGCGATCCAGCCCCGCGTGGGCGTTCATGGCTTCGGGCTTGGCCTGTTCCATCCAGATATCGGGCATCACGAGCGAGCGCAGCTTCAACCCGTTGTCGAGCAGGCCTTCGGTGGCGAGGAAGTGCATCACGTGGCTGCCGAAGCCGCCGATCGAGCCTTCCTCGACGGTGATCACGATCTCATGGTGGCGGGCAAGCTGGCGGATCAGGTCGTGGTCGAGCGGCTTGGCGAAGCGCGCATCGGCGACCGTCGTCGACAGCCCGGCGGCATCGAGATCCTCGGCGGCGAGCAGACAATCGGCAAGACGTGTGCCGAAGGAGAGCAGCGCCACCTTGGTGCCTTCCTTGACGATGCGGCCCTTGCCGATCTGCAGGATTTCGCCGCGCACCGGCATGTCGACGCCGACGCCTTCGCCGCGGGGATAGCGGAACGAGATCGGCCCGGCATCATAGGCGACAGCCGTGCGCACCATATGCTTGAGTTCGGCCTCGTCGGCCGCCGCCATCACCACGAAGCCGGGCAGGGTGGTGAGGAAAGCGGTGTCGAAGGAGCCGGCATGGGTCGGCCCGTCGGCGCCGACGAAGCCGGCACGGTCGATCGGGAAACGCACCGGCAGTCCCTGGATCGCCACGTCGTGCACGACCTGGTCGTAGGCGCGCTGCAGGAAGGTGGAATAGAGGGCGGCGAACGGCTTGTAGCCTTCCGCTGCCAGGCCGGCGGCGAAGGTCACGGCATGCTGTTCGGCAATGCCGACGTCGAAACAGCGTGACGGATAGGCCTCGGCGAGCTTGTCGAGGCCGGTGCCGTTTGGCATGGCGGCGGTGATGCCGACGATCTTGTCGTCGAGGGCGGCTTCCTGCACCAGCGCTTCGGCAAAGACGCTGGTATAGCTCGGCGCATTCGGCTTCACCCTTGCCTGGGCGCCGGTGATGACGTCGAACTTGTTGACGCCGTGATATTTATCGGCCGCGGCTTCCGCCGGCGGATAGCCCTTGCCCTTCTGGGTGACGACATGGATCAGCACCGGCCCGCGCCCATTGTCGCGCACATTGCGCAACACGGGCAGCAGGTGGTCGAAGGAATGCCCGTCGATCGGCCCGATATGATAGAAGCCCATCTCCTCGAACATCGTGCCGCCGGTGACGTAGCCGCGCGCATGCTCGACGGCGCGGGTGATCGCCCGGTCGATATTCTTGCCGAGATAGGCCGTCAGCTTCTTGCCGAAGTCACGGAAGCCCATATAGGTGCGTCCCGAGGCAAGGCGCGCGAGATAGGCGCTCATCGCGCCCGTCGGCGGTGCGATCGACATGTCGTTGTCGTTGAGGATGACGATCAGGCGCGCATCGAGTGCGCCGGCATTGTTCAGCGCCTCATAGGCCATGCCGGCCGACATCGCCCCGTCGCCGATGACGGCGATGACGCGGCGGTCTGATTTGTCGAGGTCGGCGGCAATCGCCATGCCGAGGCCGGCCGAGATCGAGGTCGAGGAATGCGCCGCGCCGAAGGGATCATATTCGCTTTCCGCCCGGCGGGTGAAGCCGGACAGCCCGTCTTCCTGGCGCAGCGTCCGGATGCGGTCACGCCGGCCGGTGAGAATCTTGTGCGGATAACATTGATGGCCGACATCGAAGATCAGCCGATCATCAGGCGTGTCGAAGACGCTGTGGATGGCGATCGTCAATTCGACGACGCCGAGACCGGCGCCCAGATGGCCGCCGGTGCGCGACACCGCATCGATCATTTCGTCCCGGACTTCGCGGGCAAGCTGCGGTAGGTCGCGATCCTCGAGCTTGCGCAGGTCGGCGGGATAGATGACCTGGTCGAGCAGGGGGGTCTTCGGCAGTTGTGTCACGGGCGGGCGCTCTTTCTTGCTTTTCCTTGTTCCGCTTTATTCGATTAGATTGCGGCAAAACAAGTGCATTTCAGGAACCGAAGGTTTTCACCTTAGAGCATGATGCCGAAAAGTGTGAGCGGTTTTCGGGCAACATCATGCTCCCACTGTTAAAGCATGGTGCCGAAAAGTGTGAGCGGTTTTCGGCGGAGATCCAGCTCTATTTCTCGATCCGATCCGGAGGATTCGGATCATCGGGATCCATTTAGCCTTCCGGCAAAGGCACGAATTCCTCTTCATCACCCGGAACGATATCGAAGCGGCCGGTGCGCCATTCCTCCTTGGCCTGTTCGATCCGCTCCTTCGAGGAGGAGACGAAATTCCACCAGATATAACGTTTCGAATTGAGCGCCGCCCCTCCGAAGAGCATCAGGTGGCAGCCATCGCGGCCGGCCTCCAGCGTGATCGCATCGCCCGGCCGGAAGACCAGCAGCTGGTCGGCGGCGAAGCGGTCGCCTGATATGACGACCTCGCCCGACAGCACATAGACGGCGCGCTCTTCATGCGCAGCGCCGAAGGGAAATTTGGCGCCGGCCTGCAGGTCGAGATCGACATAGAGCGTGTCGGAGAAAACGCCGACCGGCGATGTCATGCCTTCAAACGAACCGATGACCACACGCCCGCGCACGCCGCTCGTCTCGATCAGCGGCATGGCGGATTTTTCCGTATGGGCGAAGGCGGGATCGATCTCCTCCTTGTCATCGGGCAGCGCCAGCCAGGTCTGCAGCCCCGACATCAGCAGCGGATGGCCACGCAGATTGTCGGGCGTGCGCTCGGAATGCACGATGCCGCGGCCGGCCGTCATCAGGTTGATATCGCCGGGACGGATGACCTTTTCGGTGCCGAGGCTGTCGCGATGGCGGATCTCGCCGTCGAACAGATAGGTGACCGTCGACAGCCCGATATGCGGATGCGGCTTGACGTCGAGCGCCTCGTCCGGCTTCAGGATCGCCGGGCCCATCCGGTCGAAGAAGATGAACGGCCCGACGAGCCGCCGCTGCCGGCTCGGCAGCGCGCGGCGTACCTGGAAACCGCCGATATCGCTGGTGCGCGGGATGATCAGGTTCTCGATCGCATCGCAGGCGAAGGCATCGCCGGGCAGGGGGTCTTTACCGGGAAAGAAGGACATTGGAATCTCCGATCGCTACAGTGCCGAGCGTCATCGCCCACAGATAGCGCCTGGAGCGCCGCGCGTCCAATCGGACGCGCCAAGACGCTCCGGCATCTGAAAGCGCGCCGCGCGTCCAATCGGACGCGCGTTGGGCTCAGATCGCGGTAAAACCATTGTCGACGAAGAGATGGGCGCCATTGACGAAGCTCGATTCGTCGCTGGCGAGGTAAAGCGCGGCCCGCGCCACGTCTTCCGGTTCGCCGATCCGCCCCTGCTGGGCGGCAATGGCGGCATCCGAAACGTCGACGCCGAGCGCCTGCAGGTCGGCCACCTCGCGCAGGCCATGCGGCGTGCGGATGAAGCCGGGGCAGACGGCGTTGCAGCGAATGTTGCGATCGCGGAATTCCACCGCGATGGCGCGGGCAAACATATGCACCGCCCCCTTGGTCGTGTCGTAAAGCACTTCCATCGGCGTAGCGGCGACCGCCGAGATCGACGAGGTGCAGACGATCGACCCGCCGCCGCTGGCAATCATCTTTGGAAGCACCGCCTTGGTCATCAGGAACATCGAGCGCACGTTGACGGCATGCAGCCAGTCCCATTCCTCGACGGTGGTTTCCAGGAAGGGTTTGATGACGATCGTGCCGGCGTGATTGAAGAGCACGGTGACTGCGCCGTAACGGGCCTCGACACCAGCGACGGCGGCCTTGACGGCGGCTTCGTCCGAGACATCGGCCGTCCAGCAATCGGCCTCGCCGCCGGCATCACGGATCTGCTTCACGGTCTCTGCGGCTGCATCGCCATTGCGGTCGATGATCGCAACACGCGCGCCTTCCGCCGCAAAAAGCTTCGAGGCGGCGCCGCCCATGCCGGTCGCGCCGCCCGAGATAATGGCGACCTTGCCCTTCAGTCTGTCCGTCATTTTTCCGTCCCCTCATCGTTTTGCAAGGGGATCATAGATCGGCCGGAAGCCGATAGCCAAGCGTCTTCGAAACGGAGTTTGCTGTCTCAGGCGCCGTCCAGCGGCTCGACGCCCTGCGGCTTGCCGGCGCGGTCGAGCCGGATCTTCTCGATGCGGTTTTCGGCGGCCGAAAGCAGCGTTTCGCAATGTTTCTTCAGCGCTTCACCGCGCTCATAGATCTCGATCGATTCATCCAGCGCCACATCGCCGCGTTCCAGCCGGGCGACGATGCTTTCGAGTTCGGCGACCGCCTTTTCGAAGGAAAGGCCGGACACCTCCGGCTTGGCGCTGTCAGTCATTCTCAACCCTTCATCATTCTCAGAATATGCATGCCCGCCGATTCGGCGAGTCCCTCGAGATCATAACCGCCTTCGAGCAGGCTGACGACCCGGTTCTTCGCGTATCGGTCTGCGAGTTCCAGCACGCGCCCGGTCGCCCAGTCGAAATCCTCGCCGGTCAGATTGATCTGCGCCAGCGGATCGCGGTGATGCGCGTCGAAGCCGGCGGAGATGATGATGAGATCCGGCCGGAAATCGTCAAGGGCAGGCAGGACGCGCGATTTGAATGCCTCGCGAAAGTGATCGCTGCCGACATTCGGCGACAGCGGCGCATTGACGATGGTGTTGTGCTTGCCCTTTTCATCCTTGGCGCCGGTGCCGGGATAGAGCGGCATCTGATGCGTCGAGCAGAACAGCACGGAAGGATCGTCCCAGAAGATATCCTGCGTGCCGTTGCCGTGGTGCACGTCCCAGTCGACGATGGCGATGCGCTCGGCGCCATGCGTTTTCTGCGCATGCCGGGCGGCGATCGCCGCATTGTTGAAGAAGCAGAAGCCCATCGCCGTCATCTTCTCGGCATGGTGCCCCGGCGGGCGAGCGGCGACGAAGACATTGTCGGCCCGGCCGGTAAAGACGTCGTCGACCGCCGCCATCGCCCCGCCAATGCCGGTCAGCGCCGCCTGCAGGCTCTTGCTGCTGGCATAGGTATCGGCTTCGATCTGGTTGATCTCACCCTCTTCCTCGGGGATCTCCCGCATGACGGCGATCAGATGTTCTTCGGGATGGGCAAGCAACACCGCATCCTCATTCGCCTGCGGCGCCTGGCGGCGCTCCAGCCGCTCGAAATTCGGATGTTCCAGCGCGACGTTGATGGCGCGGATCCTGTCCGATCGCTCCGGATGGCCGGCGGGCGTGACATGTTCCAGGAAGATCGGGTGTTCATAAAGACGGGTGCTCATGAAGACACTCTATCGGTCGCTTATGTCATGTGCCACAGCAGATGGGGCATCGCCTGACGATTTCAACAAGCGCTCTTGCCGCGCCCTCCGACCGTTGACCTATCACAACTGTCTCATTTGCGCCGTTTCCGTCGAGCCGGTCCCTTGCAATGGCACCGCATCCTTTCAGGCGCGTGGAGGACACTGTAACACTTTGAACTATTGCGTAATTTTATCCTTAAGCAGGTTCCGGTATAAGCAATTATGAAGTAGTGTTGCGATGGGAACTCTGTAAGGCAGATCTGTTGATGAGTCAGTCGAAACGTCCTGATGTGGCGGAAATACGCGTGCCGTTTCGCGATGTCGATATGACCGGCCGGATGTTTCTGGCATCCTATATTTCCTATGCCGAGTCCGTGCTTGCGAGCTTCTGGTCCTCACGGCCCGATGTCGATGACGAACCCGTCTATAGTCCCAGCAAGGTTTCCTGCTTTCTCCACCGTCCGCTCCACTACGACGAGCCGGCAACCTTCACCGCCACCATCGACAAGATCGGCATGCATTCCATCGGCTTCCTCGTTTCGATCGACACCGGGGAGGAGCGTGCCGCCGAGGTCGAGATCATCTGGCAGGCCCGCACCCGCGAGGACCAGTCGCCGGCCTCGCTGCCGGAGGAAACGCGCGACTGGCTTTATCGGTTTTTGGATTAGGGCCAAAGCAGAGCTGCTCGATCAACCAGAATTGCCATTACGTGCTCTTGCCCCGGAGCAGTGGCTCGCTGAGTATATTGATCTCGACGCTTGGATAAACACGCTCTTCCAGCAATTTAAGGGATCCGACCTTCAATCCCGTGGGCAATAGGCCTGCGTCGAAGTTGACTGCCGGTAGCCTGTCTTCTGCAGAAAATCTGAACAGTGTTATGTGCGCTATGGCGGGGTTGGACGCCACTGTTCGAAGCAGATGGCATGTGAGATGGCCGAACGAAGCCTGCGCAATTCCGGCGGCTCCTCTGCCTTTACGAAGATAGCGGCTTCCGAAGCAGCCACCTCATGAAAA from Rhizobium leguminosarum bv. trifolii WSM1325 encodes:
- a CDS encoding methyl-accepting chemotaxis sensory transducer (PFAM: chemotaxis sensory transducer; CHASE3 domain protein; histidine kinase HAMP region domain protein~SMART: chemotaxis sensory transducer; histidine kinase HAMP region domain protein~KEGG: ret:RHE_CH00912 methyl-accepting chemotaxis protein) is translated as MSAKNISLNGKLAATFAALILIFVAISTFVYSKATASAAASAEQEKSELLVNQIDDALQAMLEQAVNLRGFILFRSDSTYGDVFTNRERMLKAIAAAKQTAAGEPQLVEMIDGMQKAADLYFHELAEPQTKARKETDMPIEEVVKIGVNATKGQLDGFRQASAKIKATAREKSNALAEIRADANSDLKTTLLAGGVLASLAAAVLAWLMSRTIVRPVVGMTAAMDRLAGGQNDIEVPATDRGDEIGRMAQSVLVFKQAAIEKLRLAGETDRMRDDAERQRRAGDEQKAREEGEIRYAIDALAGGLAELANGDMAGRLQTPFASQYDSLRNDFNHAVEKLQAALQSVGRNASAINAGAGEIRSAADDLAHRTEQQAAAVEQTAAALEEVTTTVRDSAKRAEDVGNLVERARLGAEKSGEVVRKAVSAMQQIEKSSGEISNIIGVIDDIAFQTNLLALNAGVEAARAGDAGKGFAVVAQEVRELAQRSAKAAKEIKALITTSGEQVVAGVGLVGETGKALEVIVSEVQEINHHVSAIVTATREQSIGLQEINTAVNNMDQGTQQNAAMVEEQTAASHALAQEANALEELLRQFKLGQVAPTPRASVAGTTSRPVASPAHALTRTVAKAFGGRQAAAAAVKEDWTEF
- a CDS encoding deoxyxylulose-5-phosphate synthase (TIGRFAM: deoxyxylulose-5-phosphate synthase~PFAM: Transketolase central region; Transketolase domain protein~KEGG: rec:RHECIAT_CH0001005 1-deoxy-D-xylulose-5-phosphate synthase protein), whose amino-acid sequence is MTQLPKTPLLDQVIYPADLRKLEDRDLPQLAREVRDEMIDAVSRTGGHLGAGLGVVELTIAIHSVFDTPDDRLIFDVGHQCYPHKILTGRRDRIRTLRQEDGLSGFTRRAESEYDPFGAAHSSTSISAGLGMAIAADLDKSDRRVIAVIGDGAMSAGMAYEALNNAGALDARLIVILNDNDMSIAPPTGAMSAYLARLASGRTYMGFRDFGKKLTAYLGKNIDRAITRAVEHARGYVTGGTMFEEMGFYHIGPIDGHSFDHLLPVLRNVRDNGRGPVLIHVVTQKGKGYPPAEAAADKYHGVNKFDVITGAQARVKPNAPSYTSVFAEALVQEAALDDKIVGITAAMPNGTGLDKLAEAYPSRCFDVGIAEQHAVTFAAGLAAEGYKPFAALYSTFLQRAYDQVVHDVAIQGLPVRFPIDRAGFVGADGPTHAGSFDTAFLTTLPGFVVMAAADEAELKHMVRTAVAYDAGPISFRYPRGEGVGVDMPVRGEILQIGKGRIVKEGTKVALLSFGTRLADCLLAAEDLDAAGLSTTVADARFAKPLDHDLIRQLARHHEIVITVEEGSIGGFGSHVMHFLATEGLLDNGLKLRSLVMPDIWMEQAKPEAMNAHAGLDRAGIVSTVFKALGRGVAVGVAG
- a CDS encoding Pirin domain protein (PFAM: Pirin domain protein~KEGG: ret:RHE_CH00914 hypothetical protein) produces the protein MSFFPGKDPLPGDAFACDAIENLIIPRTSDIGGFQVRRALPSRQRRLVGPFIFFDRMGPAILKPDEALDVKPHPHIGLSTVTYLFDGEIRHRDSLGTEKVIRPGDINLMTAGRGIVHSERTPDNLRGHPLLMSGLQTWLALPDDKEEIDPAFAHTEKSAMPLIETSGVRGRVVIGSFEGMTSPVGVFSDTLYVDLDLQAGAKFPFGAAHEERAVYVLSGEVVISGDRFAADQLLVFRPGDAITLEAGRDGCHLMLFGGAALNSKRYIWWNFVSSSKERIEQAKEEWRTGRFDIVPGDEEEFVPLPEG
- a CDS encoding short-chain dehydrogenase/reductase SDR (PFAM: short-chain dehydrogenase/reductase SDR; KR domain protein~KEGG: rec:RHECIAT_CH0001008 putative short-chain dehydrogenase protein), whose product is MTDRLKGKVAIISGGATGMGGAASKLFAAEGARVAIIDRNGDAAAETVKQIRDAGGEADCWTADVSDEAAVKAAVAGVEARYGAVTVLFNHAGTIVIKPFLETTVEEWDWLHAVNVRSMFLMTKAVLPKMIASGGGSIVCTSSISAVAATPMEVLYDTTKGAVHMFARAIAVEFRDRNIRCNAVCPGFIRTPHGLREVADLQALGVDVSDAAIAAQQGRIGEPEDVARAALYLASDESSFVNGAHLFVDNGFTAI
- a CDS encoding exodeoxyribonuclease VII, small subunit (TIGRFAM: exodeoxyribonuclease VII, small subunit~PFAM: Exonuclease VII small subunit~KEGG: rec:RHECIAT_CH0001009 exodeoxyribonuclease VII protein, small subunit); the protein is MTDSAKPEVSGLSFEKAVAELESIVARLERGDVALDESIEIYERGEALKKHCETLLSAAENRIEKIRLDRAGKPQGVEPLDGA
- a CDS encoding histone deacetylase superfamily (PFAM: histone deacetylase superfamily~KEGG: rec:RHECIAT_CH0001010 probable deacetylase protein), with the protein product MSTRLYEHPIFLEHVTPAGHPERSDRIRAINVALEHPNFERLERRQAPQANEDAVLLAHPEEHLIAVMREIPEEEGEINQIEADTYASSKSLQAALTGIGGAMAAVDDVFTGRADNVFVAARPPGHHAEKMTAMGFCFFNNAAIAARHAQKTHGAERIAIVDWDVHHGNGTQDIFWDDPSVLFCSTHQMPLYPGTGAKDEKGKHNTIVNAPLSPNVGSDHFREAFKSRVLPALDDFRPDLIIISAGFDAHHRDPLAQINLTGEDFDWATGRVLELADRYAKNRVVSLLEGGYDLEGLAESAGMHILRMMKG
- a CDS encoding putative thioesterase protein (KEGG: rec:RHECIAT_CH0001011 putative thioesterase protein), with the protein product MSQSKRPDVAEIRVPFRDVDMTGRMFLASYISYAESVLASFWSSRPDVDDEPVYSPSKVSCFLHRPLHYDEPATFTATIDKIGMHSIGFLVSIDTGEERAAEVEIIWQARTREDQSPASLPEETRDWLYRFLD